A genome region from Tachyglossus aculeatus isolate mTacAcu1 chromosome 15, mTacAcu1.pri, whole genome shotgun sequence includes the following:
- the ZBED1 gene encoding E3 SUMO-protein ligase ZBED1 has translation MENKCLESSPSDLKLVAHPRAKSKVWKYFGFDTNAEGCILQWKKIYCRICMAQIAYSGNTSNLSYHLEKNHPDEFCEFVKSNTEQMREAFATAFSKLKPEGSQPGGPDPLAAKPGPGYENKKHQELTAAVAGLICEGMYPASVVDEPTFKALLKAADPRYELPGRKYFCTKAIPERYGALREAVLKELADVPWCGISTDAWRSENQNRAYVTLAVHFLQGGPGGGLALASRCLKTFEVPEENTAETITRVLYEAFVEWGVHGKVFGATTDHGKDVAKACSLLDVPVQLPCLGRTFDAGIQQAFRLPKLGGLLTRCRRLVEYFQQSAVATYVLSEKQKRQGGPHCMLVSDRVARWGNTLAMLQRLREQQFVIAAVLVEDSNSHHLMLEASEWAAIEGLAELLHPFRQVADMLAACRFPTISMVKPLLHMLLNTTLGVKDNDPKEVSMAKEVIAKELAATYQDAPEIDMFLNVATFLDPRYKKLPFLSAFERQQVESRVVEEAKGLLDRVRDPAFGPEDKPFPPSEEPPAKRVPVSATPPPTSAINDLLAEIFCQAGGAEDQEEWHAQVVEELSNFKSQKVLGLSEDPLKWWSDRLALFPVLPKVLQKYWCVPATRVFPERLFGSSANVVSAKRNRLAPAHVDEQVFLYENTRSAAEAEPEDEDEGEWGLEQDHIYTLGDPVGGSGGFFNIRDGGFI, from the coding sequence atggagaaTAAGTGCCTAGAGAGCTCCCCGTCCGACCTGAAGTTAGTCGCGCACCCGAGGGCGAAGAGCAAGGTGTGGAAGTACTTCGGGTTCGACACCAACGCGGAAGGATGCATCCTGCAGTGGAAGAAGATCTACTGCCGGATCTGCATGGCCCAGATCGCCTATTCGGGGAACACATCCAACCTCTCCTACCACCTGGAGAAGAACCACCCGGATGAGTTCTGCGAGTTCGTCAAGAGCAACACGGAGCAGATGAGGGAGGCCTTCGCCACGGCCTTCTCCAAGCTGAAGCCCGAGGGGTCCCAGCCGGGGGGCCCGGACCCGCTGGCGGCCAAGCCCGGCCCCGGCTACGAGAACAAGAAGCACCAGGAGCTGACCGCGGCCGTGGCGGGCCTGATCTGCGAGGGCATGTACCCGGCCTCCGTCGTGGACGAGCCCACCTTCAAGGCGCTGCTGAAGGCGGCGGACCCCCGCTACGAGCTGCCCGGCCGCAAGTACTTCTGCACCAAGGCCATCCCGGAGAGGTACGGCGCGCTGCGCGAGGCGGTGCTCAAGGAGCTGGCGGACGTGCCCTGGTGCGGCATCTCCACGGACGCCTGGCGGAGCGAGAACCAGAACCGGGCCTACGTGACTCTGGCGGTCCACTTCCTCCAgggcgggcccgggggcgggcTGGCGCTGGCCTCGCGCTGCCTCAAGACCTTCGAGGTGCCCGAGGAGAACACGGCGGAGACCATCACCCGCGTCCTCTACGAGGCCTTCGTCGAGTGGGGGGTCCACGGCAAGGTGTTCGGGGCCACGACGGACCACGGCAAGGACGTGGCCAAGGCCTGCTCGCTGCTGGACGTGCCCGTCCAGCTGCCGTGCCTGGGCCGGACGTTCGACGCCGGCATCCAGCAGGCCTTCCGGCTGCCCAAGCTGGGCGGGCTCCTGACCCGCTGCCGGAGGCTGGTGGAGTACTTCCAGCAGTCGGCCGTGGCCACCTACGTGCTGAGCGAGAAGCAGAAGCGGCAGGGCGGCCCGCACTGCATGCTGGTCAGCGACCGGGTGGCCCGGTGGGGGAACACGCTGGCCATGCTCCAGCGGCTCCGGGAGCAGCAGTTCGTCATCGCCGCCGTCCTGGTGGAGGACAGCAACAGCCACCACCTGATGCTGGAGGCCAGCGAGTGGGCCGCCATCGAGGGGCTGGCGGAGCTCCTGCACCCCTTCAGGCAGGTGGCCGACATGCTGGCCGCCTGCCGCTTCCCCACCATCAGCATGGTCAAGCCCCTGCTGCACATGCTGCTCAACACCACCCTCGGCGTCAAGGACAACGACCCCAAGGAGGTCAGCATGGCCAAGGAGGTCATCGCCAAGGAGCTGGCCGCCACCTACCAGGACGCCCCCGAGATCGACATGTTCCTCAACGTGGCCACCTTCCTGGACCCCCGCTACAAGAAGCTCCCCTTCCTGTCGGCCTTCGAGCGGCAGCAGGTGGAGAGCCGCGTGGTGGAGGAGGCCAAGGGCCTCTTGGACCGGGTCCGGGACCCCGCCTTCGGGCCCGAGGACAAGCCCTTCCCGCCGTCCGAGGAGCCGCCGGCCAAGCGGGTCCCCGTCTCCGCCACCCCGCCCCCGACCAGCGCCATCAACGACCTGCTGGCGGAGATCTTCTGCCAGGCCGGCGGCGCCGAGGACCAGGAGGAGTGGCACGCCCAGGTCGTCGAGGAGCTCAGCAACTTCAAGTCCCAGAAGGTCCTGGGCCTGAGCGAAGACCCGCTCAAGTGGTGGTCGGACCGCCTGGCCCTCTTCCCCGTCCTGCCCAAGGTCCTGCAGAAGTACTGGTGCGTCCCGGCCACCCGGGTCTTCCCCGAGCGCCTCTTCGGCTCCTCGGCCAACGTGGTCAGCGCCAAGAGGAACCGCCTGGCCCCGGCCCACGTGGACGAGCAGGTCTTCCTCTACGAGAACACGCGCAGCGCCGCCGAGGCCGAGcccgaggacgaggacgagggggagtgggGCTTGGAGCAGGACCACATCTACACGCTCGGGGACCCGGTCGGCGGGAGCGGCGGCTTCTTTAACATCAGGGACGGCGGGTTCATCTGA